From a single Poecilia reticulata strain Guanapo linkage group LG2, Guppy_female_1.0+MT, whole genome shotgun sequence genomic region:
- the lrrfip1b gene encoding leucine-rich repeat flightless-interacting protein 1 isoform X2, with the protein MGTQGPGRKRIPNRDKLAAEEDALSQTAREAEARLAAKRAARAEAREIRMKELERQQKEEDSERYSRLSRRHTSISDDEERMSVGSRGSYRPSDYGGLLASSSRASSRASSARASPVVEERTDREFTDKGSRTASTLSAATLASLGGASSRRGSCDTSFSVETEASIREMKDSLAEAEEKYRRAMVSNAQLHNDKTALMFQVENLMEELSDVEELLWEARRRWDDATKELERERQAHSVLKVQFKQTEETLRQTNELLTEVSDLRQKSSSYRQEISDLQEALQWKEKKIAALERHREISDIVRIERDRLTDEVVQLRDSLKNHGVVVSPDTATNGDTDQTEEESPSRLAEDSPHSGRESMLGKASQQKPADGSKTPQNVPKDKKRSLPQNMISVNDKTKPSRERRNPTEKHPGRNRQTRSKAGEKDPPKKLPVRXDGNEAKKKQPSTEDPAQXVFRSRLVPPRPAKDIILDNRAMVLGLSATEKLNSPSEEAVKQDASLAXQSESSSSETNFEQKHLSTSDLDSQSQDEDRNAEDVSGFSEEGPNLQAVAESNKSKVXAVGGEEGSVRRTEXNPETKVHFKSPENQSIGEPLQRAAEVHKACPESPKRTTPFVPEQMWTSLEMTVQDLLQGLEDKPGFVVEISRIFSEILMCLHHWISDLENTLRNRAGRESCLNNRGGHESVWPLRGTRLSTWLLTSLTREXAEGPGCEEGHLAGRSSSPRVSSAREKMEDPSGSSSRVCSTCHDQSTTNDEREIRSSSRDVQLNTESEASPPGSLLKSISGDFVFVESHFSESYKNSTDTRPDSQTHVLTSAKDSKEFRGNCPSSAHSSVGQSSSGGLKRFMEVTAEEIRALAVPELTLVGLQEGRRLDRSSVGSFEELSVGDMDSCEEADEEEEVQLLPSQQQNRSTMEAEVQVIAPSLGTMESETEHEESGLDSRKNDNTDCKIS; encoded by the exons ATGGGGACCCAGGGCCCGGGCCGGAAGAGGATTCCGAACCGGGACAAGCTGGCTGCGGAGGAGGATGCGCTGAGCCAGACAGCGCGAGAG GCTGAGGCCCGGCTGGCGGCGAAGCGGGCCGCCAGAGCCGAGGCCCGCGAGATCCGGATGAaggagctggagaggcagcagaagGAG GAGGACAGCGAGCGTTACTCTCGTCTCTCTCGGAGACACACCTCG ATCTCTGATGATGAGGAGAGAATGTCTGTGGGCAGCCGGGGCAGCTACAGG CCCTCGGACTACGGTGGCCTCCTGGCCTCCAGTTCTCGGGCCTCCTCCAGGGCCAGCTCTGCYCGGGCCAGCCCTGTG gtggaGGAGAGGACAGATCGGGAGTTCACTGACAAG GGTTCCAGGACGGCGTCCACGCTGTCTGCCGCCACGCTGGCCTCGCTGGGCGGAGCCTCGTCACGCAGAGGAAGCTGTGACACCTCGTTCTCCGTGGAAACGGAGGCCTCAATCAGAGAGATGAAG GACTCGCTGGCGGAGGCGGAGGAGAAGTACCGCAGGGCCATGGTGTCCAATGCTCAGCTGCACAACGACAAGACGGCGCTGATGTTCCAGGTGGAGAACCTGATGGAGGAGCTGAGCGACGTGGAGGAGCTGCTGTGGGAGGCCCGGCGCCGCTGGGACGACGCCACAAAG GAGCTGGAGCGCGAGCGCCAGGCCCACAGCGTCCTGAAGGTCCAGTTCAAGCAAACAGAGGAAACTCTGAGGCAAACCAACGAGCTGCTGACG GAAGTGTCTGATCTGCGTCAGAAGAGCAGCAGCTACCGGCAGGAGATCTCTGACCTGCAGGAAGCTCTGCAGTGGAAGGAGAAGAAGATCGCG GCGTTAGAGCGCCACAGAGAAATCTCCGACATCGTTCGGATCGAACGCGACCGGCTCACAGATGAGGTGGTCCAACTGCGAGACTCACTGAAG AACCAYGGAGTGGTCGTCTCTCCTGACACCGCCACCAACGGCGACACAGACCAGACTGAGGAGGAATCTCCCTCCCGATTGGCCGAGGATTCACCTCACAGTGGGAGAGAGAGCATGCTCG GRAAGGCTTCACAGCAGAagccagcagatggcagcaaaaCTCCTCAAAATGTCCCCAAAGACAAGAAGAGGTCGCTACCACAGAACATGATCTCTGTGAACGACAAAACCAAGCCATCCAGAGAAAGACGAAACCCAACTGAGAAACATCCAGGCAGAAACCGACAAACACGGAGCAAGGCAGGTGAAAAGGATCCGCCAAAGAAGCTTCCTGTTAGAGYAGAYGGAAATGAGGCAAAAAAGAAGCAGCCTAGCACAGAAGATCCAGCTCAGARAGTCTTCAGATCCAGACTTGTTCCACCGCGACCTGCTAAAGATATTATCCTGGATAACCGAGCCATGGTGTTGGGCCTTTCAGCTACTGAGAAACTGAACTCTCCATCTGAGGAGGCGGTAAAGCAGGATGCCTCTTTGGCTMTGCAAAGTGAATCTTCTTCCtctgaaacaaactttgaaCAAAAGCATCTGAGTACTTCAGATCTGGATTCCCAAAGTCAAGATGAAGACAGGAATGCGGAAGACGTTTCAGGTTTCAGTGAAGAAGGTCCCAACCTTCAAGCTGTAGCAGAGTCCAACAAGTCAAAGGTTCAKGCTGTAGGTGGTGAAGAAGGCTCCGTCAGGAGGACCGAARCTAATCCAGAAACCAAAGTACATTTCAAATCTCCTGAGAACCAAAGCATTGGAGAACCACTCCAAAGAGCTGCTGAGGTACACAAAGCTTGCCCTGAAAGCCCAAAGAGAACAACACCCTTTGTTCCTGAACAAATGTGGACCAGCCTGGAGATGACTGTTCAAGATTTGCTTCAAGGACTAGAGGATAAACCAGGGTTTGTGGTAGAAATCTCAAGAATCTTCTCAGAAATCCTGATGTGTCTCCACCACTGGATCTCAGATTTGGAGAACACACTAAGGAACAGAGCAGGACGTGAGTCCTGTCTGAACAATAGAGGTGGACATGAATCAGTGTGGCCATTGAGGGGAACCAGACTCTCTACATGGCTTCTGACAAGCCTAACCAGAGAAMCCGCAGAAGGTCCTGGATGTGAAGAAGGACATCTGGCTGGGCGTTCTTCATCACCAAGAGTCAGTTCAGCCAGAGAAAAGATGGAGGACCCATCTGGTTCCTCAAGCAGAGTTTGTTCAACTTGTCATGATCAGTCTACCACCAATGACGAAAGAGAGATAAGGTCCAGCTCAAGAGATGTGCAGCTGAACACTGAGTCTGAAGCCAGTCCACCTGGTTCTCTTCTAAAAAGCATATCTggagactttgtttttgttgagtcACACTTTTCTGAATCTTACAAGAATTCAACAGACACCAGGCCTGACAGTCAAACCCATGTTCTGACTTCTGCCAAAGACTCAAAGGAGTTTAGAGGGAACTGCCCTTCATCAGCACACTCCAGTGTTGGACAAAGTTCCTCAGGAGGACTCAAGAGGTTCATGGAGGTGACCGCTGAAGAAATCAGAGCATTGGCTGTTCCTGAGTTGACTCTGGTGGGCCTCCAGGAGGGACGGCGGCTGGATCGGTCCAGTGTTGGTTCTTTTGAGGAGCTGTCRGTTGGAGACATGGACAGCTGTGAGGAGgctgatgaagaagaggaggtcCAATTGCTTCCATCACAGCAACAGAACCGATCCACCATGGAGGCTGAGGTCCAGGTTATTGCTCCATCGCTGGGCACCATGGAGTCAGAGACAGAACATGAAGAATCCGGATTGGACAGCAGGAAAAATGACAACACAGATTGCAAGATTTCATGA